From the Saccharobesus litoralis genome, one window contains:
- a CDS encoding efflux RND transporter periplasmic adaptor subunit, which translates to MWQRIPLAIKILIPSLVVIGLVATQKPKPEPVKQENTTPNKPMVNVVYAQPQAHHLQITSQGTVKPKTAINLVSRVAGNITYVAPQFNDGGFIKKEQILVKIDKSDYHLALIRAKANLATAQMQLAQEKGLARQAKREWRDLGNQEANSLFLREPQITAAKANVSAAQAEVKQAELNLQRTEIKAPFSGRIQQIMVNVGQYIGANQQLASLFDSTVMQVSLPLSEQQAALINLPLNPQVTNLPQVVLSGSVAGQNATWQGQVVRTQASVNTQSRMYYGIVEVIQDINSPTPLINGQFVNAKISGKAIEQVARLPKQAVFKRDQIYWLKDDKIVAGQVEVLNQDNQYVWVKSAMLTPDLAIIADRQGYVTPGTAVEINLENIKSPVDPEPTSTANTENPEQSPPSRSATGDAAPQNTATGDKA; encoded by the coding sequence ATGTGGCAGCGGATCCCTTTAGCCATAAAAATTCTTATTCCTTCACTTGTCGTGATTGGCTTAGTTGCAACCCAAAAACCCAAGCCCGAACCCGTAAAACAAGAAAATACCACACCCAATAAACCTATGGTTAATGTGGTATATGCTCAACCACAAGCCCATCACCTACAAATCACCAGTCAAGGCACAGTTAAACCCAAAACCGCAATTAATTTGGTATCTCGCGTGGCAGGCAATATCACTTATGTGGCACCACAATTTAATGACGGCGGTTTTATAAAGAAAGAGCAGATACTAGTCAAAATCGATAAAAGTGACTATCACTTAGCACTCATTCGTGCCAAAGCTAATTTGGCCACTGCACAAATGCAACTCGCGCAAGAAAAAGGGCTCGCGCGCCAAGCTAAACGAGAATGGCGTGATTTAGGCAACCAAGAAGCCAATAGTTTATTTTTACGCGAACCACAAATTACGGCTGCTAAGGCTAATGTTAGCGCAGCTCAAGCCGAGGTTAAACAAGCTGAACTCAATTTACAACGTACTGAAATAAAAGCACCATTTAGTGGCCGTATACAGCAAATAATGGTTAATGTTGGCCAATACATTGGAGCAAACCAACAATTGGCCAGCTTGTTTGATAGCACTGTTATGCAAGTCAGCTTACCTCTTTCAGAACAACAAGCTGCCCTCATTAATTTGCCGCTTAATCCGCAAGTGACAAACTTGCCACAAGTGGTGTTATCCGGTTCTGTTGCTGGACAAAATGCAACTTGGCAAGGTCAGGTTGTACGCACACAAGCCAGTGTGAATACGCAATCACGCATGTATTACGGCATTGTTGAAGTTATTCAAGATATCAATAGTCCGACGCCTCTCATAAACGGCCAGTTTGTTAATGCTAAAATATCCGGCAAAGCCATCGAGCAAGTGGCACGCTTACCGAAACAAGCGGTTTTTAAACGAGACCAAATTTATTGGTTAAAAGACGATAAAATCGTTGCTGGACAAGTAGAAGTATTAAATCAAGACAACCAATACGTCTGGGTTAAATCAGCAATGTTAACGCCAGATTTAGCGATTATTGCCGACCGACAAGGCTATGTCACCCCTGGCACCGCAGTTGAAATAAACTTAGAAAACATAAAAAGCCCAGTAGACCCAGAACCGACTAGTACCGCTAATACAGAAAATCCCGAGCAGTCACCCCCCTCTCGCTCCGCAACTGGAGATGCTGCACCGCAAAATACAGCAACGGGAGATAAAGCATGA
- a CDS encoding IS110 family RNA-guided transposase codes for MNTVLQDKDNANSNILYLAFELSAKSWKLGFSNKVKLRQKTIDAGDWNSLLAEIELAKEKLKCTPDCPVFSCYEAGRDGFWIHRALEKENITNYVIDSAAIEVNRRQRQVKSDGVDVKALNRLLIRYCSGDLTAMRPVRVPTIEQEDKRRLQRERGRLIEERGAHSTRIKSLLFLHGIRLANIKDLKTLLPKLKGAVTGYDIPVDTKNELQREYERYVMVDNQVKELEALQKERVTQAQDGSMEKQIEQMMQLKAVGWQTSWYLVAEFFSWRDFKNAKQVGSCAGLTPTPYDSGDSQREQGISKAGNKRVRKVMIEFAWLWLRYQKGSKLSQWFKERFDKGSKRMRRVGIVALARKLLVALWRYLEHGVIPEGAQLTEG; via the coding sequence ATGAATACTGTCCTTCAAGATAAAGATAACGCAAATTCAAATATTTTGTACCTTGCTTTTGAATTAAGTGCAAAAAGCTGGAAGCTAGGATTTAGTAATAAAGTTAAGCTCAGACAGAAAACGATTGATGCTGGTGATTGGAATAGCCTACTTGCAGAAATTGAACTGGCAAAAGAAAAACTAAAATGCACACCAGACTGTCCGGTTTTTAGCTGTTACGAAGCGGGTCGAGATGGGTTTTGGATACACAGAGCATTGGAAAAAGAAAATATCACCAATTATGTGATTGACTCAGCCGCTATTGAAGTGAATCGGCGTCAACGCCAAGTCAAAAGTGATGGTGTGGACGTAAAAGCCTTAAACAGACTACTCATTCGTTATTGTTCAGGTGATTTGACGGCAATGAGGCCTGTTAGAGTCCCGACTATTGAGCAAGAAGATAAACGACGATTACAACGCGAACGAGGGCGATTAATCGAAGAGCGAGGGGCGCATTCAACAAGGATAAAATCTTTACTTTTTCTGCATGGCATACGGCTAGCAAACATAAAAGATTTAAAAACATTACTGCCTAAACTTAAAGGCGCCGTCACGGGGTATGACATTCCAGTTGATACGAAGAACGAATTACAACGCGAATACGAGCGCTATGTCATGGTAGATAATCAAGTGAAAGAACTTGAAGCGTTACAAAAAGAGCGAGTTACCCAAGCCCAAGACGGCAGTATGGAAAAACAGATAGAGCAAATGATGCAACTCAAAGCCGTAGGATGGCAAACCAGTTGGTACTTAGTTGCAGAATTTTTTAGCTGGCGAGATTTCAAAAACGCTAAGCAAGTGGGGAGTTGTGCGGGATTAACTCCAACACCTTATGACAGCGGAGACAGCCAACGCGAACAGGGAATAAGTAAAGCAGGCAATAAGCGGGTGCGCAAGGTCATGATAGAGTTTGCTTGGCTGTGGTTACGTTACCAAAAAGGCAGCAAATTAAGTCAATGGTTTAAGGAGCGCTTTGACAAAGGCAGCAAGCGGATGCGAAGAGTGGGAATAGTCGCGCTCGCGAGAAAATTATTAGTGGCTCTGTGGCGTTACCTTGAGCATGGTGTTATTCCCGAGGGTGCACAATTAACGGAAGGTTAA
- a CDS encoding capsule biosynthesis protein: MSNILFLQGPLGPFFGKLASKFSSLGNTTFKINFNGGDVYYSKADHEFHYRGDLNVWPRYLSMFVKRNDIHAVVVFGDCRSYHSIAKDICAQNGLEFWAFEEGYIRPNWITLEKDGVNANSSFSILNTLKQDDVDEYIDKYLSATTIKQDVKIGQTFFQRLCYGVTYYSSRLFAKPWLINDGHHRRFSALQEAKYWSRSIRRKWQYKVTQYGMERKILDNWDGKYFFVPLQVHCDSQILSHSDYDDVKDFIREVMTSFSQHAPKDTALVFKHHPMDRGFRHYGKLIRRFAKTLQIRHRVVYGHEINLPTMLRHCRATITVNSTVGLSSLHHLKPTKVMGKANYDIPKLTSSLPLDKFWVAPCSVDGEFFAMYKALLKEHTQINGSFYKQIDMTCDNIVDWLIEKNVGINRIAINHANRVQQKQRLTVPMKANVNFQ; the protein is encoded by the coding sequence ATGAGTAATATCCTTTTTTTGCAAGGACCACTTGGGCCATTTTTTGGAAAATTGGCTAGCAAGTTTTCTTCTTTAGGTAATACCACGTTTAAAATTAACTTTAACGGTGGTGATGTTTACTATTCAAAAGCGGATCATGAGTTTCATTACCGTGGCGACTTAAACGTTTGGCCACGCTACCTTTCTATGTTTGTTAAACGTAATGATATTCACGCCGTTGTGGTATTTGGTGATTGCCGCTCGTATCATTCAATTGCCAAAGATATTTGTGCGCAAAACGGTTTGGAGTTTTGGGCGTTTGAAGAGGGCTATATTCGTCCTAATTGGATCACGTTAGAAAAAGACGGAGTTAACGCTAATTCGTCTTTTTCAATTTTAAATACCCTTAAACAAGATGATGTTGATGAATATATCGACAAGTACTTATCTGCTACAACCATAAAGCAAGACGTTAAAATAGGCCAAACTTTTTTCCAGCGATTATGCTACGGGGTGACTTACTATTCATCTCGGCTTTTTGCAAAACCTTGGTTGATTAACGATGGCCATCACCGCCGCTTTTCAGCATTGCAAGAAGCTAAATATTGGTCGCGATCGATTCGCCGTAAATGGCAATATAAAGTGACCCAATATGGCATGGAACGCAAGATCCTTGATAATTGGGATGGCAAATACTTTTTTGTGCCGTTGCAAGTGCATTGTGATAGCCAAATTTTATCGCATTCTGATTACGACGATGTAAAAGATTTTATTCGTGAAGTGATGACATCCTTTAGTCAGCATGCACCAAAAGATACGGCGCTGGTATTTAAACATCACCCCATGGACAGAGGGTTTAGGCATTATGGTAAATTGATCCGCCGTTTTGCGAAAACCTTGCAGATCCGTCATCGTGTGGTTTATGGCCATGAAATTAACTTACCTACCATGTTAAGGCATTGCCGCGCGACAATAACGGTAAACAGCACGGTTGGTTTGTCATCATTGCATCACCTCAAGCCTACTAAAGTGATGGGTAAAGCCAACTATGATATTCCCAAGTTAACTAGCTCTTTACCTTTAGATAAGTTTTGGGTGGCGCCTTGCTCCGTTGATGGTGAGTTTTTTGCTATGTACAAGGCGTTGTTAAAAGAGCATACGCAGATTAATGGTAGCTTTTACAAGCAGATTGACATGACGTGTGACAATATTGTTGATTGGCTCATTGAAAAAAATGTCGGCATCAATCGTATTGCTATTAACCATGCTAACAGAGTCCAGCAAAAGCAACGTTTGACAGTGCCAATGAAGGCTAATGTTAACTTTCAATAA
- a CDS encoding cobalamin biosynthesis protein CobD/CbiB — translation MNAIFDTWPQPLLYLGVLLAVVLLDVFLTIPEKAHPLTFFRVIAERLTAKVFPDPSRPAFQQKIAGALAILVATVPWVIMIFLSVQFTEYPWFFEGLILWLCLGLKPCWSDIKKAELALRKEQKILARDRLNDWVLRRTDNLSAIGIAKACCEALLLRNLYFYQTLILCFILFGAYWTLALRLLLELHLVANGKTTRFRYFAKAIDSTCHILLYIPCKINALTLTIKGGLIKGVAIAFSASKSWPYTNSLWYLSIAAQAINTRLGGPIYYGQVKTQRPHLGEHNPQPNWQTIRHCRFLVIAANSLMLLIIVVTSLFLSLIVKN, via the coding sequence ATGAATGCTATTTTCGACACTTGGCCACAGCCCTTGTTGTATCTCGGTGTGTTGCTAGCCGTGGTATTGCTTGACGTCTTTTTGACGATCCCTGAAAAGGCTCATCCACTGACTTTTTTCCGAGTCATTGCAGAGCGCTTAACCGCCAAGGTATTTCCCGATCCCAGTCGCCCAGCTTTTCAACAAAAAATTGCGGGCGCATTGGCCATTTTAGTCGCGACCGTGCCTTGGGTCATTATGATCTTTTTATCAGTGCAATTTACCGAATACCCTTGGTTTTTCGAAGGTTTGATTTTATGGCTTTGCTTGGGCTTAAAACCCTGCTGGAGTGACATTAAAAAAGCAGAATTGGCATTACGTAAGGAACAAAAAATCCTCGCGCGCGATCGCTTAAACGACTGGGTTTTACGCCGCACCGACAATTTATCTGCCATAGGTATCGCCAAAGCCTGCTGCGAAGCTTTACTGCTGCGCAATCTGTATTTTTACCAAACCTTGATCTTATGCTTTATCTTATTTGGCGCTTATTGGACATTAGCTTTGCGCTTATTGTTAGAGCTGCATTTAGTCGCCAACGGTAAAACAACTCGCTTTCGTTACTTTGCTAAAGCCATCGACAGCACATGCCATATTTTACTTTATATCCCTTGTAAAATTAACGCCTTAACGCTAACCATAAAAGGCGGTTTAATTAAAGGTGTGGCCATTGCATTTAGCGCGAGTAAAAGCTGGCCCTATACTAATTCACTTTGGTATTTAAGTATTGCGGCTCAAGCTATTAATACTCGCTTAGGTGGGCCGATATATTATGGCCAAGTCAAAACGCAGCGCCCGCATTTAGGTGAACACAACCCGCAACCCAATTGGCAAACTATTCGCCATTGCCGCTTTCTTGTTATCGCGGCTAACAGCCTAATGTTACTGATAATTGTCGTTACAAGCCTATTTTTGAGCTTAATCGTAAAAAACTAA
- the ahcY gene encoding adenosylhomocysteinase: MTDYKVADISLAEWGRKELTIAESEMPALMACREKYKDSQPLKGAKILGCIHMTIQTGVLIETLTALGAEVRWSSCNIFSTQDHAAAAIAAAGVPVFAWKGETEEEYEWCIEQTINKDGVVWDANMVLDDGGDLTQILHERYPTLLDSIHGITEETTTGVHRLQEMLEKGELRVPAINVNDSVTKSKNDNKYGCRHSLNDAIKRGTDHLLSGKKALVIGYGDVGKGSAQSLRQEGMIVAVTEIDPICAMQACMDGFEVVSPYNNGVNTGKVEDINTDLLGKTDLIVTTTGNVNVCDAAMLQTLKSGAVVCNIGHFDNEIDTAYMRDNWKWDEVKPQVHQVFRSEDASDFLILLSEGRLVNLGNATGHPSRIMDGSFANQVLAQIHLFTRKFADLPEGDKKANITLEVLPKKLDEEVASYMVQGFGGVVTKLTNTQADYINVDAEGPFKPETYRY, from the coding sequence ATGACTGACTACAAAGTCGCCGACATTTCCCTAGCTGAATGGGGTCGTAAAGAATTAACTATCGCCGAAAGTGAAATGCCAGCATTAATGGCCTGTCGTGAAAAGTATAAAGACAGCCAGCCGCTTAAAGGAGCAAAAATCTTAGGTTGTATTCACATGACCATTCAAACGGGTGTGTTAATCGAAACCTTAACTGCCTTAGGCGCAGAAGTGCGTTGGTCATCATGTAATATTTTCTCTACGCAAGATCACGCTGCTGCTGCAATCGCTGCGGCTGGTGTTCCAGTTTTTGCTTGGAAAGGCGAAACTGAAGAAGAGTATGAGTGGTGTATCGAGCAAACTATCAACAAAGATGGCGTTGTTTGGGATGCTAACATGGTACTTGATGATGGTGGTGACTTAACTCAAATCCTTCACGAGCGTTACCCTACTCTTTTGGACAGTATTCACGGTATTACCGAAGAAACCACAACTGGTGTTCACCGTTTACAAGAAATGTTAGAAAAAGGCGAGCTAAGAGTGCCCGCTATCAATGTAAACGATTCAGTTACTAAATCAAAAAACGATAACAAATACGGTTGTCGTCACAGCTTAAACGACGCGATTAAACGCGGTACTGACCACCTACTTTCAGGTAAAAAAGCCTTAGTTATCGGATACGGTGATGTGGGTAAAGGTTCGGCGCAAAGCTTACGTCAAGAAGGCATGATTGTTGCGGTTACAGAAATCGATCCTATCTGTGCTATGCAAGCTTGTATGGACGGCTTTGAAGTGGTTTCTCCATATAACAATGGGGTTAACACAGGTAAAGTTGAAGATATCAACACAGACCTACTGGGTAAAACTGACCTTATCGTTACTACAACAGGTAACGTTAACGTGTGTGACGCGGCTATGTTGCAAACGCTTAAATCAGGTGCTGTTGTATGTAACATTGGTCACTTCGACAACGAAATCGACACTGCTTACATGCGTGACAACTGGAAGTGGGATGAAGTAAAACCTCAGGTTCATCAAGTTTTCCGTTCTGAAGATGCTAGCGACTTCTTAATTTTATTATCTGAAGGCCGTTTAGTTAACCTAGGTAATGCAACAGGTCACCCAAGCCGTATTATGGATGGTTCTTTCGCTAACCAAGTATTGGCGCAAATTCACTTATTCACTCGCAAGTTTGCTGACTTACCTGAAGGCGATAAGAAAGCTAACATCACCTTAGAAGTATTACCGAAGAAGCTAGATGAAGAAGTAGCTTCATACATGGTTCAAGGTTTTGGTGGTGTAGTCACTAAACTAACCAATACTCAAGCAGATTACATTAATGTTGATGCTGAAGGGCCATTTAAGCCTGAAACTTACCGCTATTAA
- a CDS encoding efflux RND transporter permease subunit has product MKGLVAWFADNPVAANLLMAVILIGGLIGVDTVEKEVFPSQETKIINVGMSYLGAGPREVEQQIVVRIEEAIADLVGIFQISSTATQGYGNVRIEVIEGYDVKEVLNDIKARVDAINTFPSSVERPIISQNINRVPLMFFTLYGDVDDAIMKATAQQIADDMALLNGISQVTYRGTKDDQMNIEISEYNLRRFNLTFDQVATAIRNSSLNLPAGNIKTRLGNVQVQTRSQAYNADDFANITIISYADGTQLKLGDIANIRDGFADVDLEVGFNGVKAIDFQAMISDQPDLFGGTQSARDYIEKARKVLPAGLKIDINYEMRQLFDSRLNLLTGNAIGGLLLVFIILMLFLRPILAIWVCVGIATSFAGALWLLPYSDISVNMISMFAFLMVLGIVVDDAIVVGESVYSQQQKGNLGVPGSAEGAKRVFKPVVLAVLSTIIFFFPMIDVPMEVKPHTHSIFFVVVFCLLFSLIECLLILPSHLSHMKPERPSRFLFLQKVTQIRIWFSGKLNQFAQQVYQPQLVKCLNNAGATTVGFLMAVLLAISVFVGGWMNVSFFPQVPQSFIIANVNLPEGSAYNEALRIANHISQVAEDMRTDESLLNANKQQPFLTEIKKTASGNNANVFVGLQLSESRTVSAKQVTERFKQLIGPIPEAKQYSLAFSFGGSSSDISLNLNITSNDLQDQQAASQQVVKTLSAYPGISNVRSSLESARVEVELALKPHAETLGITLNQIARQVRQGFYGEEVQRIPRGKEDVRVMLNYPKEHRTELDLLNNMRIRTNAGVEIPLEEVADIQLVPGYTKIDRVDRKRNIQISADIADGYDAMQTVNQMLNDNLQTWQRQIVGFDLKTEGNLRAQATFQSTMAINFIMALLAVYVLMAVAFKSYSEPFLILTAVPFGFVGAILGHTIMGHDISMMSFLGFLACAGVVVNDNLVLLDRVNQLRDNGANAIEAVLQAGQDRFRAIVLTSLTTFVGLMPILFEKSGQAQFLIPMVISLGFGVLLASTVTLILVPCIYVLFDKVKNRVKQVLKINSGIGSRSQLNELEMD; this is encoded by the coding sequence ATGAAAGGCTTAGTTGCTTGGTTTGCCGATAACCCTGTTGCGGCTAATTTGTTAATGGCCGTCATTTTAATCGGCGGGTTAATCGGGGTTGATACGGTTGAAAAAGAGGTATTTCCTTCGCAAGAAACCAAGATTATTAATGTCGGCATGAGCTACCTTGGCGCAGGGCCAAGAGAAGTTGAACAACAAATAGTCGTGCGTATTGAAGAAGCCATCGCTGATTTAGTTGGTATTTTCCAAATCAGCTCAACCGCAACACAAGGGTATGGCAATGTCCGCATTGAAGTTATTGAGGGGTATGACGTAAAAGAAGTATTAAACGATATTAAAGCCCGAGTCGACGCAATAAATACCTTTCCATCCAGTGTTGAACGGCCGATTATCAGCCAAAACATTAACCGTGTGCCTTTAATGTTTTTTACCCTGTATGGCGATGTTGACGATGCCATCATGAAAGCAACCGCACAACAAATAGCCGATGACATGGCCTTACTTAATGGCATCTCCCAAGTGACGTATCGCGGTACTAAAGATGATCAAATGAATATTGAGATCTCTGAATATAATTTACGCCGCTTTAATTTAACTTTTGATCAAGTCGCAACAGCCATTCGCAACTCTTCTCTTAACTTACCCGCAGGTAATATAAAAACCCGCTTGGGTAATGTCCAAGTACAAACCCGCAGCCAAGCATACAATGCCGATGACTTTGCCAACATCACCATTATTAGCTATGCCGACGGTACTCAACTTAAGCTAGGTGATATTGCTAACATTCGCGACGGTTTTGCCGATGTCGACTTAGAAGTCGGGTTTAACGGGGTAAAAGCCATTGATTTTCAGGCTATGATCAGCGATCAACCGGATTTATTTGGCGGCACGCAAAGTGCGCGCGACTATATTGAAAAAGCCCGTAAAGTACTGCCAGCTGGACTGAAAATTGATATTAATTATGAAATGCGCCAGTTATTCGACAGTCGCCTTAATTTACTAACCGGCAACGCCATTGGTGGCTTACTGTTAGTCTTTATTATATTAATGCTGTTTTTACGTCCCATTCTCGCCATATGGGTCTGTGTGGGTATTGCCACCTCTTTTGCAGGAGCACTTTGGTTACTGCCCTATTCAGATATCAGCGTCAATATGATCTCCATGTTTGCGTTTTTAATGGTGCTGGGTATTGTGGTTGACGATGCAATTGTGGTGGGGGAAAGCGTCTATTCACAACAACAAAAAGGCAACCTTGGGGTACCCGGATCCGCTGAAGGTGCCAAGCGAGTGTTTAAGCCGGTTGTATTGGCTGTACTGAGTACCATTATTTTCTTCTTCCCTATGATTGATGTTCCTATGGAGGTCAAACCCCATACCCATTCAATCTTCTTTGTCGTGGTATTTTGTCTGCTATTTTCTTTAATTGAATGCCTGCTGATTTTACCTTCTCACTTGTCGCATATGAAACCCGAGCGCCCTAGCCGCTTTCTATTTTTACAAAAAGTAACGCAAATACGCATATGGTTTTCCGGCAAGTTAAACCAATTTGCTCAACAAGTTTATCAACCCCAATTAGTGAAATGCTTAAACAATGCTGGCGCAACAACGGTTGGCTTTTTAATGGCAGTGTTGTTAGCCATCTCGGTTTTTGTTGGCGGCTGGATGAACGTGTCATTTTTTCCACAAGTGCCGCAAAGCTTTATTATTGCTAATGTAAATTTACCGGAAGGCTCTGCCTACAATGAAGCGCTGCGCATAGCTAACCATATTTCACAAGTCGCCGAAGATATGCGCACCGACGAATCTTTATTAAACGCCAATAAACAACAACCGTTTTTAACGGAAATAAAAAAAACCGCCAGTGGTAACAACGCTAATGTGTTTGTTGGCCTACAGTTATCCGAAAGCAGAACCGTAAGTGCCAAACAGGTTACCGAGCGATTTAAACAGCTCATTGGGCCTATCCCCGAAGCTAAGCAATATTCACTGGCCTTTAGCTTTGGCGGCTCCAGTTCTGATATCAGCTTAAACTTAAATATCACCAGTAATGATCTGCAAGACCAGCAAGCTGCATCACAACAAGTGGTAAAGACTTTAAGTGCTTACCCCGGCATTTCCAATGTGCGCAGTAGTTTAGAGTCGGCTCGAGTGGAAGTAGAACTCGCATTAAAACCTCATGCCGAAACGCTAGGGATCACGCTAAACCAAATCGCGCGCCAAGTACGCCAAGGATTTTATGGTGAAGAAGTACAACGTATACCACGTGGCAAAGAAGATGTGCGGGTCATGTTGAATTACCCAAAAGAACACAGAACCGAGCTCGATTTATTAAATAACATGCGGATCCGCACTAATGCTGGGGTCGAGATCCCACTAGAAGAAGTGGCCGATATACAACTGGTACCCGGTTACACCAAAATAGACCGTGTTGATCGCAAGCGCAATATTCAAATTAGTGCCGACATTGCCGACGGTTATGATGCAATGCAGACCGTAAACCAAATGCTCAACGACAATTTACAAACTTGGCAACGGCAAATTGTCGGCTTTGATTTAAAAACCGAAGGTAACTTACGCGCGCAAGCAACATTTCAAAGCACCATGGCCATTAACTTTATTATGGCCTTACTGGCTGTTTATGTATTAATGGCGGTTGCATTTAAATCTTACAGCGAACCTTTTTTAATTTTAACGGCTGTACCGTTTGGCTTTGTAGGCGCGATTTTAGGCCATACGATCATGGGGCATGATATCAGTATGATGTCTTTTCTTGGTTTTCTGGCCTGTGCCGGCGTTGTTGTCAACGACAATCTTGTTTTACTCGACCGAGTTAATCAGCTACGAGATAACGGCGCTAACGCCATTGAAGCCGTGTTACAAGCAGGTCAAGATAGATTCCGCGCGATTGTCTTAACCTCGCTTACCACCTTTGTCGGGTTAATGCCGATCCTATTTGAAAAAAGTGGCCAAGCACAATTTTTAATTCCTATGGTTATCTCATTGGGTTTTGGGGTTTTACTCGCCTCTACCGTGACACTAATACTCGTGCCTTGTATTTATGTATTGTTTGATAAGGTTAAAAATAGAGTAAAACAGGTATTAAAAATTAACTCAGGTATAGGCAGCCGTAGCCAACTTAATGAGTTAGAGATGGATTAA
- a CDS encoding adenosine kinase, whose protein sequence is MAKYNVYGLGNALVDKEFEVTDAFLAEQNIEKGLMTLIEQEQQQSLLAGLQANFDLKKRAGGGSAANSLVGLSQFGGSAFYACKVGNDEFGRFYADDLAASGVTTRLNELSTQGNTGTCLVMVTDDAERTMNTYLGCTADLSTNELFIEELSQADYLYIEGYLVPSPTALEAIAAAKQQAKADGVKIAMTFSDPSMVKYFKDGIDQALGNERIDLLFCNEEEAQTFTDTNTVADASQALLKRAKTVVITLGAKGLLVIDDEKQVEVAGQPAKAVDTNGAGDMVAGAFLYGLSQNWDYAKAGELACKAASVVVSHFGPRLSKEQQQEILKDFL, encoded by the coding sequence ATGGCAAAATATAACGTTTACGGCTTAGGAAATGCCCTAGTCGACAAAGAATTTGAAGTTACCGATGCTTTTTTAGCCGAGCAAAATATTGAGAAAGGTTTAATGACCTTGATCGAGCAAGAGCAACAACAAAGCTTACTTGCTGGCTTACAAGCAAATTTTGATTTAAAGAAGCGCGCTGGTGGTGGCTCTGCAGCAAACAGCTTAGTGGGCTTAAGCCAATTTGGTGGCAGCGCATTTTACGCCTGTAAAGTCGGCAACGATGAGTTTGGCCGCTTTTACGCGGATGATTTAGCAGCCAGTGGCGTGACTACGCGTTTAAACGAGTTGTCGACCCAAGGTAATACCGGCACTTGTTTGGTGATGGTCACAGATGATGCTGAGCGCACCATGAATACCTATTTAGGTTGTACTGCAGACTTATCAACCAATGAGTTATTTATTGAAGAGCTAAGCCAAGCCGACTATTTGTACATTGAAGGTTATCTTGTTCCTTCGCCTACCGCATTAGAAGCCATTGCCGCAGCGAAACAACAAGCCAAAGCCGACGGCGTAAAAATTGCCATGACCTTCTCTGATCCGAGTATGGTTAAATATTTTAAAGATGGAATTGATCAAGCACTTGGTAATGAACGTATCGACTTACTCTTCTGTAATGAAGAAGAAGCGCAAACCTTTACCGATACCAATACAGTAGCGGATGCTAGCCAAGCGTTATTAAAACGCGCTAAAACTGTGGTGATCACTTTAGGCGCTAAAGGTTTACTTGTGATTGACGATGAAAAACAAGTTGAAGTCGCAGGCCAACCTGCTAAAGCGGTTGATACCAACGGCGCGGGCGACATGGTTGCAGGTGCGTTCTTATATGGTTTAAGCCAAAATTGGGATTACGCCAAAGCTGGCGAGCTAGCTTGTAAAGCGGCAAGCGTTGTGGTGTCTCACTTTGGTCCGCGCTTGTCAAAAGAGCAGCAACAAGAAATATTAAAAGACTTTTTGTAG